Within Legionella birminghamensis, the genomic segment CCAGGAAGTTGGCCGTCTATTATCTGAAGCATCGGTGATCAGCGATCAGAATCAGTTTAAAAATCTATCCAAGGAATATGCCCAGCTTGAGCCCGTAGCCACCTGTTATGAAACGTATCAGAAGGCTCAGGAAAATTTACTGGCTCTGGAAGAGATGGCTAAGGGGGAAGATAAAGATCTGGCGGCGATGGCAGCTGAAGAAATTAATGCCGAAAAGCAGCAGATTGAAGAATTGGATGCCCAATTGCAAATTTATCTGATTCCCAAAGATCCGGATGACGAGCGAAATGTCTATCTCGAAGTCCGGGCAGGAACAGGAGGCGATGAGGCAGCGATTTTTGCAGGCGACTTATTCCGTATGTATAGCCGTTATGCTGAGACACAAGGCTGGCAGATGGAGATCATTAGCGCCAATCATGGAGAACATGGCGGATATAAGGAAATTATTGCGAGGATTTCCGGCGTTTCAGTGTATTCCCAGTTAAAATTTGAATCTGGCGCGCATCGCGTGCAGCGAGTCCCGGAAACAGAATCACAGGGACGGGTTCATACCTCTGCCTGTACCGTCGCTATCCTCCCGGAAGTCGATGAAATTGACGATATTGATATTAGTGCAGATGAACTGCGTATTGATACCTATCGCTCATCAGGCGCCGGGGGTCAGCACGTTAATAAAACTGACTCTGCGATTCGTATTACCCATCTACCCACAGGTCTTGTTGTAGAATGCCAGGATGAACGTTCCCAGCATAAAAACCGTGCCAAGGCGATGGCCCTTCTGAAAACCCGCCTATTGGATGCTGAACAAAGCAAACAGCGGCAGCAACAGGCACAGACAAGAAAGCTCCAGGTAGGAACAGGCGATCGCTCCGAAAGAATCCGTACTTACAATTTCCCGCAGGGTCGTCTTACTGATCACCGCATCAATCTAACCCTTTATCAGTTGAGTGATATTATCGAAGGCGATTTGACGCCTGTAGTTGATGCGCTGCAAAAAGAGCATCATGCTGAACTATTAGCTGAATTAAGCCGACATGACTAATATTAAAGAAGCCTTGTCAATAGCGGCAGCAGCCCTTGCCGGCTGCCATGATACAGCAAGAATGGACGCTGAGGTTTTACTGGCCTATACGCTGTCAAAGACAAGAACCTGGCTTTATACACATCCTGAACAACTGCTTAACGCACAGCAATGGGAGCAGTTTCAGCAGCTAATCAATGATCGCCAACTGGGGCGCCCTATCGCTTATCTGACGCAAATGCGCGAATTCTGGTCGCTGCCGTTAAAAGTTTCCGAAAGTACACTTATTCCCAGGCCTGAAACCGAGTTAATTGTTGAACTCTGTCTGCGTTTGCTGCCGCAGCAATTGGCGCTGCGCGTTGCTGACCTGGGAACAGGCAGCGGTGCAATTGCGCTGGCATTGGCTAAAGAACGCCCCAACTGGGAAATATATGCTTGCGACAATAGCAAGGACGCATTACAGGTTGCCATGGAAAATGCTGCCTCACTACAAATTAATAATATCCGTTTTATTCATTCGGATTGGTTTTCTGCCTTTTCTGAAGCGAAATTATTTCATGCAATTGTTTCCAATCCTCCTTATATTCCGCAGAACGATCCCCATCTGTCAGAGGGCGATTTGCGATTTGAGCCGCAAACGGCGCTTGCCAGCGGTGAAGACGGTTTAACGGCAATTCGGCATATCCTGCAACAGAGTATTGCTAGGCTTGAGCCAGACGGGCTATTATTAGTAGAGCATGGCTATGATCAAAAATCTGTTGTAGCGTCTATGATTAAAGATTATGGATATCAAAATATACAGTGCTGGAAGGACATACAAGGTCTGGACAGAGTAAGTGGAGGAAGGCTGCGAAAGGTTGATGAATGACTTAATTTTTGATATACCTAACGGCCTTAATTTTTGGTGCATTTACTAAAGGATGTAATAGTGGGAGGCCTCGATGCCGTTACAATTAATTGATACAAACAATGAGAGTACACTGAACGTGAAAAATGACGCCGTTGGCAGTATGGGAATAGCCCCCTATCAGGAAACTGAAGGGGAAGAGTACATGAACGAGAAGCAGCGGGCACATATTGAGAAAATATTGTTAGCCTGGATGAGATCTCTCATGGAAGAAGTGGATAGAACCGTTTCCCATATGAAGGAAGAGGCTGCAAACTTTGCCGATCCCAATGACAGAGCCAGTCAGGAAGAAGAATTCAGCCTGGAGCTGCGTACACGCGACCGGGAAAGAAAACTGATCAAAAAAATCGAGGATGCGTTGGAGCGCCTGCGTGACGAAGACTTCGGATATTGCGAGGCTTGCGGCGTAGAAATTGGTTTGCGACGTTTGGAAGCCCGCCCCACAGCCACCCTGTGCATCGATTGCAAAACCCTTTCTGAAATTAAAGAAAGGCAGAACCAGGGAAGTTAACCGGGCGCTACGCTCCGCGATAACTGTCTACTTACCGCGCTTTAAGCGCGGTATCCATAATTGTGACTAGTATAAGTTTGCGGTTTGCCTACAAGCCCTGAGAGTTCCTTACAAAGTAAGGGTAACTGTCTGATTTTATAAAAATGCTACGTACCGCGCATGAAGCGCGGTACGTAGGCACTGACAAGAAGTTTATATTTTTTGAGGATCGCTCAGGGACAAACCGCAGAACCTGGAGTTATGCCCTAATTAATTCTAATCAACAAATGTTTCAACAACCGCAAGATAACGCGCTACAGCGCCTTTATTCGCTTTTAAAACCTCGCTGGCATTCGACACCAATTTCTTTTTTTCTGGTTCATCTGCATGAAGTGCAATAATCTTGTCGACTAACTCTGATGCTGATTGCACAATAATCATGGCATCGGCTTCGAGCAAATCACGGCAAATCGTTTTAAAATTATGAACCTCTGGACCGCTAAATACAGGAGCGTTCATAGCAATTGGTTCAAGCACATTATGGCCGCCAATCGGAACAAAACTTCCCCCAACAAAAGCATAATCGCTTATCTGGTAAAAACCGAGCAATTCGCCCATGGAATCCAGAATAACTACATCTGACTCTGACGACAGTGTCTCTGGCTTACTTCTCAAACCAGTTTTAAATCCAGCTTGCTGGGCCAGCGCATAAACCTTTTGGAAGCGCTCGGGATGACGTGGGGCAAATAATGTTACTACATTCGGGATAGCAGCTTGCAGGCGCGCCAATTGCCCCAGTATTTGCTCTTCTTCATTATCGTGGGTACTGGCGACAATAACTACAGGTCTGTCCTGCCCCCAGGCAGCTTTTAGCTGCAAAAATAAATCACGGTTAATATCTTTAGTTTGCAGGTCAAACTTCATATTACCTATAGTTTGTACCAGCCCCTCTCTGGCTCCCAATTGCTGGAAGCGCTTACCATCATCGGCACTTTGAGCCAGGATCCAGGTAAACTGATTAATCACTGGCTGTATCAGCCATTTAATTTTCTGATATCCCTTACAGGATCTATCCGATAAACGAGCGTTAATCAGCATCAAAGGGATTTTGGCTGCATTGGCATAATGAATCAGATTAGGCCAGAGTTCAGTCTCGACAATAACACCGGCACGTGGTTTGACTGAAACAAAAAAGCGCTGTAATACATCGGGCAAATCATAGGGGATATAACGATGCTGGACTTTGTCGCCAAATTTTGTTTTTACCTGTTCAGCACCCGTCGGCGTCATGGTTGTGATCAGCAGACGCCAGTTTTTAGCAAGCATTTCATTAACAAGCGGTGTTACCGCGATGACCTCCCCTAATGAAACAGCATGTACCCATACATCAATATCAGGAACTGGTGGCATGCCAGCCCAGAAGCGTTCACCGATTCGCTCGCGGTAAGCGGGAATTTTTCTTCCCTTCCACCAAAGACGGAAAAGAAGCCAGGGAGTTAACAAGTACATGAAAAAGGAATAAATATAACGCATTAGAATTCCTGCAAAAAGGAGAAGTATATACTCATTACTCCTAATTTCAGAAACTGTTTAATACAATTGGCATATTGGCCACTTTGTAAGCTATCGCATTTAGCCATATAATAGTTAATAAAGTGTAAACAGCATTTCGAATGTCGTTTATCTTCCCAATTTATGAAATAATGAGTTAATCATCCGTAAAAGGGACTAATAATTGGTTTATCCAAGCAATCACTGCAGGCTTACATGAATCTTCGTCAGTACTTTACGACACATACATGGTGGGGAAAAATAATTGGCGGTTTCCTGGGATACCTTATGGGAGGCTCCATGGGTGCCCTCTTTGGTATTCTTATCGGCAATTTTTTCGATCGCGGCCTTGCCGAACATTTCTCCCGTCCACACTGGAGTTATTACAGCGAAAAGAGAAAGGCAATCCAGCAAATATTTTTTCAGACAACCTTCTCAGTCATGGGACATATTGCCAAAGCGGATGGCAGGGTTTCCGAGGAAGAAATTCAGGTTGCCCGCCAGTTAATGAATGAAATGCGCCTGAATAATGAACAACAGGAATTAGCCAAGCGGTTGTTTAATGAGGGTAAAAGCGCGCAGTTTGATCTTGCCAGCACACTGTCCACACTTCAGGATACCTGTCGAATTAATCCCGAACTTTTAAAATTATTTATGGACATCCAGTACCGTGTTGCCAAAGCGGGTGGATTAACCGAGTCAAAGATCCAAGCTTTGGATAATATTTTTCGAAAAATGGGCTTTGCCCCGCTAAGACAGCAATATCGGTTTTATGAAGATTACATTTTCGGCGGTGCTTACTCCACTGCTGATTATTCGCAACGCTCAAATCGTCGTTCCTCCTCTTATTCTTCTTCTGGTTCACATCAGCAAAGAGATAATTACAACTATCAACCCCCTAACAGCCTGATGCATGCCTATGCAATTCTTGAGGTCAGCCCCAATGCCAGCAAACAGGAAGTAAAGAAGGCATACCGAAAATTAATTAGCCGAAATCACCCCGATAAATTGATTGCCCAAGGCTTACCTGAAGAAATGATTAAGATTGCCAATGAAAAAACGCAGAAAATCACGAAAGCCTACGAGGAGATTTGTGCTAGTAAGGGATGGTAGGCGACTAACCCTGCTTTTCAACGGCCTCCTCGCCATTGCGAACAACGTTCCTCGTCATTGCGAACGAAGTGAAGCAAGCCTCAATGCCTCTCAGCAGAGCCCATGCTCGCAAAGACGATGTACAGGCATTATCAATTACAAGGGGGATTTTGCCCTTTCTATGGCTTGCAAATGACTCATCCAGCCATTTAAGTAATTGCTTAACAGAGGAGTGGAATAGTCATAGTCATGGCTGCCCCCAGGTATCTGCAGGATTTTGGAGGGTGGTTTCCTATCCAATTGCTGTTGAAACTGTCGTACATTTTGTTTCACCGCCTCATAATCAAACTGTCCATAGATCTCATAAACCGGGAAACGCAAAATGCCTCCAGGCCCTTTTTCCTTCTGCGGCAAAGGTTTGCTTTGGAAAGCTGAAAGCAGGATTAATCCATTCACTTGCTTGGACTGAGGTTTGAAGAAATAGTCCAGACTAAGTTCAACCTCATCGCCATAATGAATCATTATCAACCGTTTACTCGAATGCTGCCGCAAAGTGGACATTACTTCAGGCAATTGCTCAAGCCAAGGTGTTTTTACCTGAGGATCACTATTCAAAAGAACCACAGACCAGCCTGATGCCGCCAACTCGGCAGCCAAGCGCTTTGAAAACGCTGAACCACCGGCAGGTTTCCCCCCCTGCAAAAGAATAATACCGCCTTTGCCCGGAGTGTGCGGAGCCTCCCAGAAAGGAAGTGTAATTTGCTCCTGATTGACACTAATTTTTATATCGCCTGCAGCAAACAAAAGCGATTCCTGAGCAATATATAACAGAAGTAGATAAAAAAAACGGAAGAGCATAGCGTTCTCTTTCGTATAAGATAACTAATTCAATGCAAGAATTTTGCCTAAACTTGTGCAAACAAAGCTTATCAAATACCCGCGGCGTCAACTATATGAATCCCCGCGGCAAAAGACCGCGGGGCCACGAAGCCTATTTAGAATATCGGTTTTGCTAATTTAAGGATAATGTTTGAAAGACTTGTTCCTAACTGCTTTTAATTGCTATTTCGGTAACATTGGATTCATCTGAAGAGCATGTTCCGCCACAGACTTGGGCCCCGCGGTCGCAGCCGCGGGGATTCGAAGAGAATCTTGCCGCGGGGATTCGGAGAGAATCTTGCCGCGGGAATTCGGAGTGAATCTTGCCGCGGGAATTCGGAGTGAATTAAGACTCAGCCCTCTTCCGAATTCGAATTACCGAAAGAAATATCGGCTTCTTTAAGCAGACGATAAGCCGTTTCTGCCATGATTTGATGGGCCGGAGCGGTGGGATGAACCGGATCAAAAAACAGAAACCCTTCACAGGAATCCTGTTCGCTGTTTAAGTGAACGCGTGAAGCAATTTCCAGGACTGATTTCTGGCTAGGTTTCTCAATCATTACATCGTAACAGGTTTGATCTACATTGTTGAAACCATAGCGGGCAGGATCAGCAAAGATATTGTTTAACAATTCATTCACATCATAGAATATCCACTGAACCTTAGGATATTCGGCCTTCAATTCACGCATAGTATTAGCTAAGGCAGCATTGTGCTGTCGGCAAAATTCGCTGAGAATGTCTTCAGCTTCAAAATCCTTGGCTGCTGGAGCTTTACCTAAATCGGGTAAGTTGAATACCAGAATATGACGCGCACCCTTGTCAGCCAGTTGCCGCAAACCGTTAGCAATGCCTTTATTTACCCGCGCTACCGTTTCATTAACATCCTCTGGCACGCCGAGATAATTATTCGCGCCAATCCAAACCACATATAAATTATTCTTTTCTGCCTGATGGTGGGTTAGAAAATAGCTTTCAATTTCACTGCGCAGGGTAAAAAGCACCCCGCCGTCATCTTCTTCGGAAACACCAGCACCGCCAAAAGCATAATCCTTCAAATGGCTGTTTGGGTTTTTCTTGTAATAGAGCGCCAGTAAGCGTTCAACCCAAAGCGGACCATTCGTGAACCGACCCTCATAATAAGGAGGCGACTGCGGCAATTGATGGTGCATATATTCATAAAGATTGCCGTTATCCGAAAGACTGTCGCCAAAAACGACGATATCTTTTAATGCTGCCGCATTCACTGCAGTGGACAAAAACAAAGCACATAAGGTCAGTAATACTTTCATTTAAAGCCTTAATTCATTGTATTTTATAAAAAACAACGAATTATAGTATGGAACTGTCTGACAATCAATTTAATTTACAATAAGTCAACTATTCGAGCATTTATTGACAATTATGGATGGTTGCTGAGCCATGACCATCGACTGGGAATAACAGGCATGGATCTTGAATACAGATTACTCCAGACCATTAATCAATGGATTTACCATGAGAACAAATAGTAAATTAATCAAAATATTTCCGTTGGCTTTATATGCGTTAATTTCCTTTTGCCACAGCAGCTTATTGTGGTTCTAAACTGATGCAGAAAGTATTTGCATTTATTGCTTGAACTTTTGCAATTTTCTTCACAATATAGTTAGCAAAGCTTCCAAGTGATAAATGCCATGCTCGAATCAGAATATGAAAACAGGCTGGAATTTTTTAGACAAAGCATATTGGCCCTTCCTACCACCGAACTGAAATATCACTTGTTTTTATTGCTGACAGCTATTGAGCAGACGAATACCCAACAGACCAGAGATATCCTGGCCGTTTCTATCGACTTGACCCTGCAGTGCCAGCAGTTTTTAATCCTCAAACAAAATTCGCCCGAACTCAGGAATCAAATTCATCTGGTTAATAAACGGTATGATAGCCTCGCCAGACTCATTAATAAATACGACAGCAATTTTGTTTTTTACCCCCACCTGTTGACCATTGGCTGTGCCATACTGGCGATAATAACGGGCATATTCTTCGCTATCCTGGGTGGAGTTACCGGATTAGCTACTGGAATAATGAATCAACAAAACCCATTAAAGTTTTTTGCTTTGGGACTTTTAGTGGGCCTGTGCATGGGGGGTGCCATTGGAAACCGTGCACCGGAGTATATTCTGGAAACCCCTCTCATCAGGCAACTCCGATTTGCATTGCGGGGTTTGACTGAAAATTTAAGACACCTAAGCACTAGTAAAAAATCTTTCCATGAATATCTGGACGATGTATTGGAAGAGTTGCTAAAGAAGAATTTCGATGGAAACCAAGAAAAACTGGAGCAATTCCTGCAATCCAGGACATCCTACCAGGTAGCCACACACCCCGCACAATTTGTTAGTAAAAAGTTAAAAGGCTATGTGGGACAACATGCATTCATTATTATTGACATTCCCAATAGAAAACCTTTTACCCTGGAATTTGCCACCTCCCCTTCAAAAACGGATAAAAAACCAAAGCAATGCATCACGCAGGAAACGACTGGGCAAACCATCGCTGAAATGATGGCCTTACACCGAAAAATGCAGGAAACGCATGCCTGCACTTATCACTATATGGCGAATAAGATGAAACCGGGAGAGATCGACTGCCTGGCTTATGTGTTGAAATTAACCGATGGCGTCAATCAGCCCAGACCCAATATACAACGTTTCTATCAACAAAACCGCGTTGGCAATTTCCTCGCATTTTTCATTAACAAGCTCAGTACATTTACTGAAGAGCAGCAACAAAGGAGCAGTCTCCTGGCTGCACCACCGTCCCATGAGCCCAAGTGAGTAAAGAAGAATACCTGAAAACCAGTTTAACAGCCGTTATTCTGCTGTTAATTGGATTTAATGCCGTTTATTCCTTAATAAACTGCTGGAATTTTGTGACGGACGATGCGTTTATCAGTTGGCGATATGCCGAGCATCTGGCACAGGGGAAAGGCCTTCTGTGGTCATTCAATCAGCCTCCAGTTGAGGGCTATTCCAATTTTAGCTGGTTATTGCTTGCTTTTTTATTTATCAAACTGGGCCTTCCATTAATTCCAGCAATGAAAATATTCGCGACGGCCTGTCTTTTTCTTTCGTTTTACTTTCTTTACCGTTGTGCTCGAGTCTTCAGTAACCCGCTATACGCGCTACTCAGTGTTTATCTCTTTTCCTGCTACAAGGGACTCTACTGGTGGACAGTGAGCGGGCTGGAAACCAGTCTGTTCGTTGCGCTGGCTTTACTGCTTACTTACTTATTGCTGACAAAATTAAAAAAAGGAAACGGTGTATGGATTTGTATTAGCCTTCTTTTTTTATCTCTGACAAGGTTCGAAGGGATCCTCTGGCTATTATTCGCCGGTCTTTACATTATTTGCCGCCGTTATAATAACCCTTCTGATAAACCGCATACTGCCTTTTGGAAATCTGTATTAATTAGTTTTGTACTGCCTTATTTAATCTATTCTTTATGGCGGATTGCCTATTTTGGCCAGCTGCTGCCAAACAGTTACCTCTGCAAATCGGTAGGCAGTTTTTATCCATCAATTGCCTCTTTTTATCATTTTCTCCTTATTCATGACTACCTGGCAATCAGCTTCCCATTCATCATTCTGGGCCTCCCCTTTTTATTTGCCAGATACGATTGCCGTAACATGCTGTTATGGCTGCCCTCTTTAACCTATGCTGTATTACTTTGGGATGCCAATCCGATTATTGCCCATTATAACCGTCTCTTTCTGCCTGCCTTTGCATTAATTTGCGTATTGCCTCCTCTGGGCATTCAAGAGTTTCTCAACTATTTCTCGTTAAACAATACGCTGAAAATGGTCTTGTGCTTTATTACAGTGTTATTGCTTGCCCATTTCAGCATACCGGGCATAAACGAAACTCAAACACAGAAAGAACTGCTCCATTATCAGCAGCGCAGTGATCTTCGAATGAGGGTTAGTCAGATGATTAACCACCAGGCGCAGAGAAATGCTCGCATCCTGGTCTCTGATTGTGGAATTATTCCTTATTTTGGCCGGCCTGATTTAGATTATATTGACAGTGAATGTTTGAATAATCGGCAAATGACACAGCACAGTTCGCTTGAGAATTATGCATTAACGTTAGTACGTCATCCTCCAGACTGGATTATCTATTCTGTTAATGAATGGAATCAGGCAAATGATCTGATGGAGATACTCATCCAACAGCAATTTTTAAAAAAATATCAACTAATAGCGGTGTATCCTTTATATGCAAGAAAGCCCAACGGCCAATTAGTTGCTGATTTCACCTATCGTATTTATAAACGATTACCATTAACGGCTTGAATTATAAGGAGTATCATGGCCATTACACGCGAGGAATTTCTGGGTCAGTTTTATTATCACCTGCTTTCAATTCTTGACAGCCCAAGCAAAAGAAGTATCGCTGCAAACAATTTTCAAAGCTCGGATGATAAGAAGCGTTTCATGTACACTGAACGCTTTGGTATCACACATTGGCGTGAAGAACATGCTCTCACGCTCACGGCAGCAGTAGCAGAAGCGTTGACTAAAACACTTGAATCCTACTTATCTGAACCACCAGAGGAATTGTATAACTATCAGGAAGAAATAAGGAATAAATCCATTCGCGAGTTGGCCAATCCTATCAACTCAGCAAACCCTTTAGCGGTGTTGCGTGTAAAGATCAGGCCGCTTGCAGCGGTGCGGGCAAAAGATGAAGCTTCACAGCTTAGTAATTATGCGCTTCTCGGGGGAGGAATTTTGGCTTTGGGTGTTTTGGGAGCAGCCGCTTTACTTAATACAAATCCGCCGAAACCCTGAGATGGTGTCAATGTATGAGATGGGCCCCGCGGTCGATGCCGCGGGGATACGGGGAGTGCGCATCCCCCGCGTAGAGTCTATATTCACGCGGCGATTTGGAATGGCTTCGAATCCCGCCCGCCGCAGACCAACGAATCCCCGCGGCATCGACCGCGGAGCCCAGGGATTTACACTACCCCTAAAGACGTAAGCTTCAATTGACGTCCACAAACCCAGGCTTTATTTAAATCCTGGAAAACTTCCTTGGACATCCCTTGAGGCAGGCGGACAGTGGAATGATCGTCATGAATTTTAAGACCGGTAATATAACGGCTTTGCAGACCTGCTTCGTTAGCAATCGCCCCGACAATATTACCTGGCTTGACGCCATGAACACGGCCAACATCAATTCGGAATAATTCCTGCTGATGGTTATCCCCAAACTCTCGCTTATCTTTTCGACCTGGTTTTTTCTCAGAATCGAATCGATCACCACGGCGGCGGTCGCCCCCTTTGGAACCTCTTGGTTCACTGTCGCGATCACGGCTGCGTCTTTCTTTACCAGAATCAGCTTTAAATTTTGGCAACTCCTGCTGCCAGGGTTTATCCTGATTGAGCAGCAATGCCAGAATCGCAGCAACGTCAACAGGCGATACATCGTTCTGAGCCAGATAATTTTGCACTATTGCCTTGTAGGCAGGCAAATGCTGATGTTCCAGACGAGCGGTGATATTATCCATAAACCGCTGCTGACGGGCCTGTTGAATGGCATGATCATTAGGCACATTCACTTTCTCAATGCGCTGGCGGGTATGCCGTTCAATCGTATTGAGAATTCTTGACTCTCTGGGAGTAACAAATAAGATAGTCACCCCGCTGCGTCCAGCCCGTCCGGTTCTGCCGATACGATGAACATAGGTTTCGCAGTCATGGGGAACATCGTAGTTGATCACATGAGTGACTCGATCAACATCCAGACCACGGGCTGCAACATCAGTGGCCACCAGAACATCTATAGCCCCCTGGCGAAACTGGGCAATAATCCGCTCCCTTAGTGCCTGAGTGATGTCCCCATGGATAGCCATTGCCCGATATCCTTGTTGTTGCAAGGACTCAGCCACTTCTTCAGTACTGCTTTTGGTACGGACAAAAACAATAACGCCCTGATAATCTTCAACGGCTAGAATTCGATGCAATGCATCCGGTTTCTGACCCTGGGACGCGAAAATAAAGCGTTGTTCGATACTCTTTACTGTTGCTGTTTCTGAACGGATTTCAATAGAAACCGGGTTGTTCAGATAATTATTAGCAATCTGGCGAATCCGGTAAGGCATTGTTGCGGAGAATAAAGCCATTTGCTTTTCTTCAGGCAATTTGGACAAAATCGTTTCCACGTCTTCAATAAAGCCCATACGCAGCATTTCATCGGCTTCATCAAGCACAAAGGTTTTTAATTGATTCAGTTGAAGCGTACCTCTGTCAATATGATCGAGGATACGACCCGGTGTTCCAACAACCACCTGCGCACCATCTTTCAGTTGCTTCAATTGCCGGCGATAATCCTGGCCTCCGCATAAAACGGAAATCGTCAGGCCATGGAGATTTGAACTAAGTGTAGAAAATTGTTCGGCCACCTGAATTGCCAGTTCACGGGTAGGCGCCAGAACCAGGGCCTGAGTCGCAGAGGATTTCAGGTTCAGTTTCTGTAAAATAGGTAAAGCAAAAGCAGCCGTC encodes:
- the prmC gene encoding peptide chain release factor N(5)-glutamine methyltransferase encodes the protein MTNIKEALSIAAAALAGCHDTARMDAEVLLAYTLSKTRTWLYTHPEQLLNAQQWEQFQQLINDRQLGRPIAYLTQMREFWSLPLKVSESTLIPRPETELIVELCLRLLPQQLALRVADLGTGSGAIALALAKERPNWEIYACDNSKDALQVAMENAASLQINNIRFIHSDWFSAFSEAKLFHAIVSNPPYIPQNDPHLSEGDLRFEPQTALASGEDGLTAIRHILQQSIARLEPDGLLLVEHGYDQKSVVASMIKDYGYQNIQCWKDIQGLDRVSGGRLRKVDE
- the prfA gene encoding peptide chain release factor 1; amino-acid sequence: MKKSLESKLQQLLERFQEVGRLLSEASVISDQNQFKNLSKEYAQLEPVATCYETYQKAQENLLALEEMAKGEDKDLAAMAAEEINAEKQQIEELDAQLQIYLIPKDPDDERNVYLEVRAGTGGDEAAIFAGDLFRMYSRYAETQGWQMEIISANHGEHGGYKEIIARISGVSVYSQLKFESGAHRVQRVPETESQGRVHTSACTVAILPEVDEIDDIDISADELRIDTYRSSGAGGQHVNKTDSAIRITHLPTGLVVECQDERSQHKNRAKAMALLKTRLLDAEQSKQRQQQAQTRKLQVGTGDRSERIRTYNFPQGRLTDHRINLTLYQLSDIIEGDLTPVVDALQKEHHAELLAELSRHD
- the plaA gene encoding GDSL family lysophospholipase PlaA, whose product is MKVLLTLCALFLSTAVNAAALKDIVVFGDSLSDNGNLYEYMHHQLPQSPPYYEGRFTNGPLWVERLLALYYKKNPNSHLKDYAFGGAGVSEEDDGGVLFTLRSEIESYFLTHHQAEKNNLYVVWIGANNYLGVPEDVNETVARVNKGIANGLRQLADKGARHILVFNLPDLGKAPAAKDFEAEDILSEFCRQHNAALANTMRELKAEYPKVQWIFYDVNELLNNIFADPARYGFNNVDQTCYDVMIEKPSQKSVLEIASRVHLNSEQDSCEGFLFFDPVHPTAPAHQIMAETAYRLLKEADISFGNSNSEEG
- the waaA gene encoding lipid IV(A) 3-deoxy-D-manno-octulosonic acid transferase, with amino-acid sequence MRYIYSFFMYLLTPWLLFRLWWKGRKIPAYRERIGERFWAGMPPVPDIDVWVHAVSLGEVIAVTPLVNEMLAKNWRLLITTMTPTGAEQVKTKFGDKVQHRYIPYDLPDVLQRFFVSVKPRAGVIVETELWPNLIHYANAAKIPLMLINARLSDRSCKGYQKIKWLIQPVINQFTWILAQSADDGKRFQQLGAREGLVQTIGNMKFDLQTKDINRDLFLQLKAAWGQDRPVVIVASTHDNEEEQILGQLARLQAAIPNVVTLFAPRHPERFQKVYALAQQAGFKTGLRSKPETLSSESDVVILDSMGELLGFYQISDYAFVGGSFVPIGGHNVLEPIAMNAPVFSGPEVHNFKTICRDLLEADAMIIVQSASELVDKIIALHADEPEKKKLVSNASEVLKANKGAVARYLAVVETFVD
- the dksA gene encoding RNA polymerase-binding protein DksA, coding for MPLQLIDTNNESTLNVKNDAVGSMGIAPYQETEGEEYMNEKQRAHIEKILLAWMRSLMEEVDRTVSHMKEEAANFADPNDRASQEEEFSLELRTRDRERKLIKKIEDALERLRDEDFGYCEACGVEIGLRRLEARPTATLCIDCKTLSEIKERQNQGS
- a CDS encoding DEAD/DEAH box helicase, which codes for MTNDSTSFASLGLSQAILKALSEMQFQTPSPVQAKTIPCLLEGQDVIAQAQTGTGKTAAFALPILQKLNLKSSATQALVLAPTRELAIQVAEQFSTLSSNLHGLTISVLCGGQDYRRQLKQLKDGAQVVVGTPGRILDHIDRGTLQLNQLKTFVLDEADEMLRMGFIEDVETILSKLPEEKQMALFSATMPYRIRQIANNYLNNPVSIEIRSETATVKSIEQRFIFASQGQKPDALHRILAVEDYQGVIVFVRTKSSTEEVAESLQQQGYRAMAIHGDITQALRERIIAQFRQGAIDVLVATDVAARGLDVDRVTHVINYDVPHDCETYVHRIGRTGRAGRSGVTILFVTPRESRILNTIERHTRQRIEKVNVPNDHAIQQARQQRFMDNITARLEHQHLPAYKAIVQNYLAQNDVSPVDVAAILALLLNQDKPWQQELPKFKADSGKERRSRDRDSEPRGSKGGDRRRGDRFDSEKKPGRKDKREFGDNHQQELFRIDVGRVHGVKPGNIVGAIANEAGLQSRYITGLKIHDDHSTVRLPQGMSKEVFQDLNKAWVCGRQLKLTSLGVV
- the djlA gene encoding co-chaperone DjlA; its protein translation is MNLRQYFTTHTWWGKIIGGFLGYLMGGSMGALFGILIGNFFDRGLAEHFSRPHWSYYSEKRKAIQQIFFQTTFSVMGHIAKADGRVSEEEIQVARQLMNEMRLNNEQQELAKRLFNEGKSAQFDLASTLSTLQDTCRINPELLKLFMDIQYRVAKAGGLTESKIQALDNIFRKMGFAPLRQQYRFYEDYIFGGAYSTADYSQRSNRRSSSYSSSGSHQQRDNYNYQPPNSLMHAYAILEVSPNASKQEVKKAYRKLISRNHPDKLIAQGLPEEMIKIANEKTQKITKAYEEICASKGW